The Salvelinus fontinalis isolate EN_2023a chromosome 39, ASM2944872v1, whole genome shotgun sequence genome has a window encoding:
- the LOC129838900 gene encoding ATP-binding cassette sub-family C member 9-like isoform X2 — MAASWTPSTWSLTSSCSSSPSPSSSLAGAVRALRFRSTITPGSTSLPLGWGSQSSKVQIHHNTWLHFPGHNLRWILTFTLLFVHVCEIAEGIVSNKQMDTNHLHLFMPAFMGFIAATTSVVYYHNIETSNFPKLLLALFIYWVLAFITKSIKLWKFAEYGVGVLHLRFCITALLVVLYGLLMAVEINVIRVRRYVFFANPQKVKPPEDLQDLGVRFLQPFVNLLSKATYWWMNPLIIGAHKRPIELKKIGKLPIAMRALTNYLKLKDAYEDQRVSGGGSDRVSYSTSDSDIPFN, encoded by the exons GCTGGGGCAGTCAGAGCTCTAAGGTTCAGATCCACCATAACACCTGGCTCCACTTCCCTCCCTCTAGGCTGGGGCAGTCAGAGCTCTAAGGTTCAGATCCACCATAACACCTGGCTCCACTTCCCTGGACACAACCTGCGCTGGATCCTCACCTTCACTCTGCTGTTTGTCCACGTCTGTGAGATCGCTGAGGGAATCGTCTCCAACAA ACAGATGGACACCAACCACCTCCACCTCTTCATGCCAGCGTTTATGGGGTTCATAGCAGCCACTACATCTGTGGTGTACTACCACAACATAGAAACCTCCAACTTCCCCAAACTACTGCTGG CTCTGTTTATCTACTGGGTTCTGGCGTTCATCACCAAGTCCATCAAGCTGTGGAAGTTTGCAGAGTACGGTGTTGGAGTGCTGCACCTGCGGTTCTGTATCACAGCCCTGCTGGTCGTTCTGTACGGACTCCTCATGGCTGTAGAGATCAACGTCATCAGGGTCAGG AGGTACGTGTTCTTCGCCAACCCCCAGAAGGTAAAGCCTCCAGAGGACCTTCAGGACCTGGGAGTGAGGTTCCTCCAGCCCTTCGTCAACCTCCTCTCCAAGGCCACATACTGGTGGATGAACCCCCTGATTATAG GAGCCCATAAAAGACCCATTGAGCTGAAGAAGATAGGCAAGCTCCCCATCGCCATGAGAGCCCTCACCAACTACCTGAAGCTCAAAGACGCCTACGAGGATCAGAgggtgagtggaggagggagCGACAGAGTTTCATATTCTACTTCTGACAGTGACATACCATTCAATTGA